GGCCGCGCGGGTCGGCATGCCGTACGTCAACCAGCGCTGGCTGGGCGGCATGCTCACCAACTTCTCGACCGTGCACAAGAGGCTCCAGCGCCTGAAGGAGCTGGAGGAGCTCGACTTCGACAACGTGGCAGGCTCCGGGCTCACCAAGAAGGAGCTCCTGATGCGCCGCCGCGAGAAGGACAAGCTGGAGCGCACGCTCGGCGGTATCCGCGACATGGCCCGCGTTCCCAGCGCGGTGTGGGTCGTCGACACCAAGAAGGAGCACATCGGGATCAGCGAGGCCCGCAAGCTCGGCATCCCGGTCGTCGCCATCCTCGACACCAACTGCGACCCCGACGAGGTCGACTACCCGATCCCGGGCAACGACGACGCGATCCGCGCCGTCGGCCTGCTGACCCGCGTGATCGCCGACGCCGTGGCCGACGGCCTGATGGCGCGCGCCGGCGCGACCCGCGGTGACGAGAAGCCGTCCGGCGCGGCCGCGGCCGAGCCGCTGGCCGAGTGGGAGCGCGAGCTGCTCGCGCGTTCGGACGAGGAAGCCACCGCTCAGGAGGCCGCGCCCGCCGCCGAGGCTCAGGAGGCCGCGCCCGCCGCCGAAGCCCAGGAGGAGGCTCCGGCTCAGGAGGCCGCCGCCGAGGCCGGCGCCGAGGCCACTTCCGAGACCGCCGAGGGCACCGAGCAGCAGGGCTGAGACGCGTACGGCCGCGCGGTGATCGCCGCGCGGCCGGTGAGGCTCTTTCCGGGTGGGCGTGCCTGAGGCGGCACGCCCACCCGATCCACGACGACACGACGATCCGACGAGGAAAAGACAATGGCTTCCGTGAACATGGCCGACGTCAAGCGGCTTCGTGAGCTCACCGCCGCCGGGATGATGGACTGCAAGAAGGCCCTGGAGGAGTCGGACGGCGACTTCGACAAGGCCGTCGACTACCTCCGCGTCAAGGGCGCCAAGGACGTCGGCAAGCGCGAGACGCGCACCGCCTCCAACGGCCTGGTGGCCGTCAAGCACGACGGCGACGCCCTCGCCGCCCTCCTCGAGCTGAACTGCGAGACCGACTTCGTCGCCAAGGGCGAGCGCTTCCAGGAGCTGGCCGCCGGCGTCGTCGCGCACATCCTCGCGAGCCGCCTGGCCGACGTGCCCGCGCTGCTGGACTCGGAGTTCGACGGCAAGAGCGTCAAGGAGCACCTCGACGAGGCCAACGCCGCGCTCGGCGAGAAGATCGAGGTCCGCCGCTTCGCCGTGCTGGAGGGTGGCTACATCGTCTCTTACATGCACAAGACCGACCCGCAGCTTCCTCCGGCCGTGGGCGTGCTGGTCCAGCTCGACACCCCGAACACCGACGTGGCCAAGGACATCGCCCAGCACACCGCCGCGATGGCCCCGCGCTACCTCAGCCCGAACGCCGTTCCCGCCGACGTGATCGAGAAGGAGCGCACGGTCTTCGAGCAGATGACCCGCGAGGAGGGCAAGCCGGAGGCCGCCATCGGGAAGATCGTGGACGGCCGCATCAACGGCTGGTACAAGGACTTCACCCTGGTCGAGCAGTCCTTCGTCAAGGACTCCAAGAAGACGGTCGGCAAGTACGCGGCCGAGGCGGGCGTGAAGGTGCTGGGCTTCGTCCGCTATAAGGTCGGTCAGGCATAGGCTTAGCCCCTAGAGGGAGCCGACCAGCTGAGAATCGTCACCGAGGAGGCCGCCGCCGTGCAGGAGAACCAACGACCCGCTGCGCCGGCGGCTTCGTCGTACAAGTCATACAGTTTTCCGCTTCGCTGGAAGCGTGTCATGCTGAAGCTGTCCGGTGAGGCGTTCGCGGGCGCCGAGCCACTGGGAATCGATCCCGTCGTGGTGGCCAAGCTGGCCGACTCGATCGCGGAGGCCGTGCGCGAGGGCGTCCAGGTCGCCGTGGTCGTCGGCGGGGGCAACATGTTCCGCGGCGCCGCGCTGTCGGAGCGCGGCATGGAACGCGCCCGCGCCGACTACATGGGCATGCTGGGCACGGTCATCAACTGCCTGGCCCTGCAGGACTTCCTGGAGAAGCGGGGCGTCGAGACCCGTGTCCAGACCGCCATCACGATGCAGCAGGTCGCCGAGCCCTTTCTGCCGCGGCGGGCCATCCGCCACCTGGAGAAGGGCCGTGTGGTGATCTTCGGTGCCGGCCTCGGCTCGCCGTTCTTCTCCACCGACACCTGCGCCGCCCAGCGCGCCCTGGAGATCAGCGCCGAGGCGCTGCTCAAGGGAACCCAGGTCGACGGGGTCTACGACTCCGATCCTCGGAAGAACCCCGACGCCGTCCGCTTCGACCAGCTCGACTACAGCGAGGTCCTCACGCGGGGCCTGGGCGTCATGGATGCCACGGCGATCAGCCTGTGCATGGACAACGGCCTGCCCATCGTGGTCTTCGACCTGATGGGCGAGGGCAATATTCTGCGGGCGGTCCGCGGTGAAAAGATCGGCACGCTGGTGAGTCCGGCAGGGAAATAGGGAGCCGCTGTGATCGACGAAACCCTCCTCGAAGCCGAGGAGAAAATGGACAAGGCGGTCGCGGTCGCCAAGGAGGACTTCGCGGCG
The Sphaerisporangium krabiense genome window above contains:
- the pyrH gene encoding UMP kinase is translated as MLKLSGEAFAGAEPLGIDPVVVAKLADSIAEAVREGVQVAVVVGGGNMFRGAALSERGMERARADYMGMLGTVINCLALQDFLEKRGVETRVQTAITMQQVAEPFLPRRAIRHLEKGRVVIFGAGLGSPFFSTDTCAAQRALEISAEALLKGTQVDGVYDSDPRKNPDAVRFDQLDYSEVLTRGLGVMDATAISLCMDNGLPIVVFDLMGEGNILRAVRGEKIGTLVSPAGK
- the tsf gene encoding translation elongation factor Ts encodes the protein MASVNMADVKRLRELTAAGMMDCKKALEESDGDFDKAVDYLRVKGAKDVGKRETRTASNGLVAVKHDGDALAALLELNCETDFVAKGERFQELAAGVVAHILASRLADVPALLDSEFDGKSVKEHLDEANAALGEKIEVRRFAVLEGGYIVSYMHKTDPQLPPAVGVLVQLDTPNTDVAKDIAQHTAAMAPRYLSPNAVPADVIEKERTVFEQMTREEGKPEAAIGKIVDGRINGWYKDFTLVEQSFVKDSKKTVGKYAAEAGVKVLGFVRYKVGQA
- the rpsB gene encoding 30S ribosomal protein S2 yields the protein MAPVVTMRQMLESGVHFGHQTRRWNPKMKRFILTERNGIYIIDLQKSLSYIDRAYDFVKETVAHGGTILFIGTKKQAQEAIAEQAARVGMPYVNQRWLGGMLTNFSTVHKRLQRLKELEELDFDNVAGSGLTKKELLMRRREKDKLERTLGGIRDMARVPSAVWVVDTKKEHIGISEARKLGIPVVAILDTNCDPDEVDYPIPGNDDAIRAVGLLTRVIADAVADGLMARAGATRGDEKPSGAAAAEPLAEWERELLARSDEEATAQEAAPAAEAQEAAPAAEAQEEAPAQEAAAEAGAEATSETAEGTEQQG